From the genome of Deferribacteraceae bacterium V6Fe1:
GGAAAACTTTCAAATTCACCGCTGCCTTTACTGTTATCATATAAAAAATACTTAAAGTTATTATCTAAAGGTTTGGCATTTGACGCAAAAATGAGATTATTTTTATTTATCTGCTCATACACCTGAATATAATCAAAACTATCCTCTACATTTGATACATCTGCATAACTAACACTAACGGCAACAGATTTAATCTTACCCCTTGCATATTGAGCAAGTTTTTTTGCTGTATCATCATCGACATATCTTTTGCTCTTTTTATAAAGTACTACCCCTACAGCAGTATACCCGAGAGACATTGCCCAATCTATATGTTCAAAAGTTTTTATACCACATACTTTTACAAACATTTCAAACTCTCATATATTTCCAAAATCTTTTCACCCGGAATTTTTGATTGCATCAAATAAGAGCCTATCAAAAAAGCATTAGCTCCGGCAGCCTTGAACATTAGCACATCCTCTTTACTGCTGATTCCGCTCTCAGCTACCTTAAAATAACCTTTACTGAGGCTTGAAATTATCTCTGCACACTTATTTTTATCAATTTTAAGTGTTTCAAGATTTCTTGAATTTACTCCCAGAAGGTCAAACTTGGCTTTCTCTGCAATGGTAATCTCCCCCTTTTCATGAATTTCGGTTAGCACATATAGACCAAGGCTTTTTGCATAATTAAAAAGCTCTACATACTCTTTTTCACTCAGTGCTTTAACTATCAATAGGATAATATCTGCCCCGAGTTTGTAAGCTATATCTATCTGTTTTTTGGAAATTATAAAATCCTTGCACAAAACAGGAATCTTCACCTGACAAGCCACCTGTTGCAAATAGGTAAATCCCCCTTTAAAAAACTTTTCATCCGTAAGCACACTTACGGCACCTGCACCGGCTTTTTCATATATTTTTGCCTGCTCTACAACATTAATATCGGTATTAATGTCTCCAAGACTCGGTGAAGCCTTTTTTACTTCGGCGATAATCGGTCTATTTCTCAAAAACTCCAAAGGGGAAAATATCTCTTTTTGCCTCTCAAAAGTTGGCACTTCCAATGTATCTATTTCCAACAGCTTATTTTCAAGAATCTTCGACAACATCTAATTACCCCTCAAGCTTTCAAAATATTTTCTGACTTCACCGTTTTTAAGTTTATTTTTTATCCTTTCAAAAATATCATTTAAATCTTCATTCTCAATAAGTTGAAAAGCATATGCGGTATTTATGGCAATCAGGTTATTTAAGTCTTCATCCCCGCCTTCAATAGCCCTTTTAAAAAGCTCGGTTGCCTCATCACTGTTTTCAACACGTGGCATGTCAAACGGTTTGAAAAAGTCTTTCGGATTAATTTCCAACTTTTCAATTTTTCCACCTGTTACCTTTCTAGCAAAAGTTATGTCACAGCTTGAAATCTCATCATAACCGTCTTTTGATGATACCACTAAAATATTATTTCTATTCAATCTTACCAATGCCTTTGCATATACATCAAGCTTCGCCACAGAATTTATTCCGATAAGCTGATATTCAGGATCGGCAGGGTTTAGCATCGGGCCTAAGTAGTTAAAAATAGTTGGCACTTTTAGCTCCCTTCTTATTTTGCCCACTGATTTGAGAATAGGGTGATAATTTGGTGCAAAGAGAAATACAAAATTATGCTTTAGTAAAAATTTCTCTGCTTCTTCTTTGGTCAGTTTTACCGGGACACCCATCATTTCCAATATGTCTGCCGAGCCAACTTTTCCGCTTTGGGCCACATTTCCATGCTTTACAACATTGAACCCAAAACTACCAAGCACTATTGAAACAATCGTGGATACATTTATCGTAGATTTGCCGTCCCCGCCTGTGCCGCAAGTATCTACTTTATTTTTAAGATCCACATCCAATTTTATTTTATACCTATTTAATACCGTTGCAGCTGCAGAAATCTCCTCTTCACTCTCCCCTTTTAATCTCAGAGCGATAAGTGCAGAGCCAATCTGAGCCTCTGTCAAATTGCCATTCACCATAGAATCAAAAAAATCTACATACTCTGCGAAAGACAATCTTTCATCAGAATTAACCTTTTTAACCAATGTTTCCATCTTTACCTCCGCAATAATTTACAAAATTTTCTATTATCTTATCCCCGAATTCGCTTAAAAATGATTCCGGATGATATTGCACCCCAAACAACTTCTTTTCAGGAATCTCTATGGACATTATTTCGTTATCGGAAATACTTCTTGAAGTAACAAAACTTTCGTCAATATCTATTACAAGGGAGTGATAACGAACAGCTTTAAATGATTTCGGAACACCTTTATATAAAACTTCATCTTTTATAACTTTTACATCTTCGACTTTTCCATGTTTTATTGTCTGTGCATTTCTTACACGATTTCCCAAATAGTAGCCTATCGCCTGCATCCCTAAGCAAACACCAAAAATTGGCAGTTTGCCCGCATATTCGTTCAAATATTTAAGGGTTGTCCCTGAATTAGCAGGATTTGAAGGCCCGGGGGAAAGTATTATACCTTTATAATTATCGGCTTTTATAAACTCATCATTTTTAATAACCCTTACTTCCTGCCCGAGCTGTTTAAACACCGCATAAAGATTGAATGTAAAGGAATCATAATTATCAATTAGTAAAAACATTGTATCTCTCCATATTTTTTATTCTTTCAAGAGCATTGAAAAGTGCTTTTAATTTTTCCTGAACCTCTTTGTATTCTTTTTCCGGAATACTGTCGTGGACAATCCCAGCACCTGCTCTGAAAACAGTTTTACTACCAGTTACCTTTGCACTTCTGATTGTAATACAGGTATCCATGTTACCGCTGTATGAAAAATACCCAGTGCAACCTGCATAAAATCCTCGGGGGCTTTTTTCGTAACTGTCAATAAGTTCCATTGCTCTTACCTTTGGTGCACCAGTTACGGTGCCGGCTGGGAATGTGTTCATAAAAAGCTCAATATTTGAAGAATTTTCATTAAGTTCACCTACCACTTCCGAAACGATATGAATTACATGGGAATAAACTTCAGGCACAAACGATTTGCCCACCTTCACACTTTCAGGTTTGCAGCAGGTATATAAATCGTTTCTTGCCAAATCCAAAAGCATCAGGTGCTCAGCTCTCTCCTTTTCATCATTCAAAAGCGATGCTTTTATCTCATCAAGATTTTCCCCCACAGGATAAGTGCCGGCAATCGGTTTTAATGTTGCAATTCTGTCCTTTACTTTAAGGTGAATCTCAGGGGAGGAGCCACATACCACTTCACCGTTAAATTTCAAATAAAACATATAAGGTGATGGATTTAAATTTCTAAGAGCTCTGTAGAGACTTAACGGATTTATTTTTGAGTTTATTTCGTATTTGTTTGAAATAACGCATTGTATAACCTCACCATCATAAATATCTTTTTTCAACCGCTCTACAGTTTCAACAAATTCACTTTCTTCGTATTCATTGACAATTTCAAAAGTTTCATCCGTTTCAAAATTGTCAAAATTGAGCCCGTGCAGCTTTTCTGCCATTTTCAGAGTTGCTTTTTTTGCCTTTTCGTAAGCCTGCTCTACGTCCCCTTTACAGTCAACGGACACGCACGAATACATCTTACCCAAGTGGTTGTCAAAAATGTAAAACTCATCAACAAGCATTAATTGCATTAGATTTTCATGACTTGGCTCTTTTATCCTGTTTCTTAAAACACCCATATAATTAATCATTTCATAACCGATGTAACCCACATAGCCACCGGTAAAATCACCGAAGTTGTCATAATATCTTCCATTAAAGGTTTTGATATTGTTATTAAGATAATCCATAGGATTAATATCTATCTCTGTCTTTTTACCATTCTTTACGGAATAAAGTTTTCTGTTTTTAAAGGTCAATACCTCTTTGGGCTTAAAGCCAAAAAATGAAAACCTTGAAAAGGTCTTATCCAGGTTTGCGCTCTCAAGCATAAAAAGGTTATCCTCACTTGAAAAATTTCTTAAAAGTGCAATCGGCGTAAATGTATCCCCCACAATCTCCCTGTAGACAGGCACCCTGTCATACTTTTTAAAATCTTCTTTAAATGTTTCAAAATCCGGAAAAAGCATTTTATATCCTCCTTTTGGTATAAAAAAAGGCCGCGAGTTTTATCCCACGGCCTTAGAATATAACAGAAAAGGCCGTGTGGTTGCTCACCACACGGCCCTTATAGACATAGTTTTATGGTGAACAACCTAACTTATTGTTACTGTCCACCACCAAGCTGTTAAATTTAAGTTCACTCTGTAATCTCTCATATCATCGGTGTATACATCAACTACTTTAATTTGTAAAGCATTTTTTAACACTCTTTCAATTTAAATTTTGATACTATCTCTCTTAGCTCTTCAGCCAACCCCTTTAATCTTTCTGCCTGATTATGATTTTCCACTGCTATTGAAGAGTTTTCCTGTGATATGGCAGCAATATCAGCCATATTGTTAGAAATCTCCTGACTTGTTGCACTCTGCTGGTCAACTGCGGTAGCCACAGCCGTAATCTTATCTGCTATTTCAACTACCCCATCAATTATCTCGCTGAGGCTTATCTTGAGGTTACCTACCATCATACTACCCTCTTCAGCAAGCTTCACCCCTTTATCCATATCATTTACAGAAGTCTCCACCTCTTTTTGGATATTGTTTATCATATTGTCAATCTCTCCCGT
Proteins encoded in this window:
- a CDS encoding indole-3-glycerol-phosphate synthase, with protein sequence MLSKILENKLLEIDTLEVPTFERQKEIFSPLEFLRNRPIIAEVKKASPSLGDINTDINVVEQAKIYEKAGAGAVSVLTDEKFFKGGFTYLQQVACQVKIPVLCKDFIISKKQIDIAYKLGADIILLIVKALSEKEYVELFNYAKSLGLYVLTEIHEKGEITIAEKAKFDLLGVNSRNLETLKIDKNKCAEIISSLSKGYFKVAESGISSKEDVLMFKAAGANAFLIGSYLMQSKIPGEKILEIYESLKCL
- the trpD gene encoding anthranilate phosphoribosyltransferase — translated: METLVKKVNSDERLSFAEYVDFFDSMVNGNLTEAQIGSALIALRLKGESEEEISAAATVLNRYKIKLDVDLKNKVDTCGTGGDGKSTINVSTIVSIVLGSFGFNVVKHGNVAQSGKVGSADILEMMGVPVKLTKEEAEKFLLKHNFVFLFAPNYHPILKSVGKIRRELKVPTIFNYLGPMLNPADPEYQLIGINSVAKLDVYAKALVRLNRNNILVVSSKDGYDEISSCDITFARKVTGGKIEKLEINPKDFFKPFDMPRVENSDEATELFKRAIEGGDEDLNNLIAINTAYAFQLIENEDLNDIFERIKNKLKNGEVRKYFESLRGN
- a CDS encoding aminodeoxychorismate/anthranilate synthase component II — encoded protein: MFLLIDNYDSFTFNLYAVFKQLGQEVRVIKNDEFIKADNYKGIILSPGPSNPANSGTTLKYLNEYAGKLPIFGVCLGMQAIGYYLGNRVRNAQTIKHGKVEDVKVIKDEVLYKGVPKSFKAVRYHSLVIDIDESFVTSRSISDNEIMSIEIPEKKLFGVQYHPESFLSEFGDKIIENFVNYCGGKDGNIG
- a CDS encoding anthranilate synthase component I family protein; this encodes MLFPDFETFKEDFKKYDRVPVYREIVGDTFTPIALLRNFSSEDNLFMLESANLDKTFSRFSFFGFKPKEVLTFKNRKLYSVKNGKKTEIDINPMDYLNNNIKTFNGRYYDNFGDFTGGYVGYIGYEMINYMGVLRNRIKEPSHENLMQLMLVDEFYIFDNHLGKMYSCVSVDCKGDVEQAYEKAKKATLKMAEKLHGLNFDNFETDETFEIVNEYEESEFVETVERLKKDIYDGEVIQCVISNKYEINSKINPLSLYRALRNLNPSPYMFYLKFNGEVVCGSSPEIHLKVKDRIATLKPIAGTYPVGENLDEIKASLLNDEKERAEHLMLLDLARNDLYTCCKPESVKVGKSFVPEVYSHVIHIVSEVVGELNENSSNIELFMNTFPAGTVTGAPKVRAMELIDSYEKSPRGFYAGCTGYFSYSGNMDTCITIRSAKVTGSKTVFRAGAGIVHDSIPEKEYKEVQEKLKALFNALERIKNMERYNVFTN